Proteins encoded by one window of Clostridium bornimense:
- a CDS encoding mechanosensitive ion channel family protein, with amino-acid sequence MINVEKIVENLIHWASTKGIKLVIGIIILIVGWKLVKKLLKIMNAVLEKREVDRTLASFLDAVLNISLKILLCIVVMEYVGIATAGLAALLASAGLAVGLALQGSLSNFGGGVIILLIRPFNVGDFIEGDGKSGVVERIGIFYTHLLTPDNKEIMIPNGTLANTTVTNYTSKDLRRVDLTFAAAYEEDVLKVKKVIENVINAENFILKDPEPFISISEHGDNAVGFVVKVWCKTENYWTVYYNLLEKVKIRFDEENISIPYPQMDVHIKDK; translated from the coding sequence ATGATAAATGTAGAAAAAATTGTAGAAAACTTAATTCATTGGGCATCTACAAAGGGAATTAAACTAGTAATAGGGATTATAATTCTGATTGTTGGATGGAAGTTAGTAAAGAAGTTACTAAAAATAATGAATGCAGTTTTAGAAAAAAGAGAAGTAGATCGTACCTTGGCTTCGTTTCTTGATGCAGTTTTAAATATTTCGCTAAAAATCCTATTATGTATAGTGGTAATGGAGTATGTTGGTATTGCTACAGCTGGATTGGCGGCTCTATTAGCTTCAGCTGGATTAGCAGTTGGACTAGCTTTGCAAGGAAGTTTGTCTAATTTTGGTGGAGGTGTGATAATACTTCTTATACGACCTTTTAATGTAGGAGATTTCATTGAGGGAGATGGTAAGTCTGGAGTCGTTGAGAGAATAGGAATATTTTATACTCATTTATTAACGCCAGATAATAAAGAAATAATGATTCCTAATGGTACCTTAGCCAATACTACAGTTACAAATTATACATCAAAAGATTTAAGAAGGGTAGATCTTACTTTTGCTGCAGCTTATGAAGAAGATGTACTAAAAGTTAAGAAGGTTATTGAAAATGTAATAAATGCTGAAAACTTTATTTTAAAAGATCCAGAGCCATTTATATCTATTTCTGAACATGGTGATAATGCTGTAGGATTTGTTGTAAAGGTTTGGTGTAAGACAGAAAATTACTGGACAGTATATTATAATTTATTAGAAAAAGTTAAAATTAGATTTGATGAAGAAAATATATCTATACCATATCCACAAATGGATGTCCATATAAAAGATAAATAA
- a CDS encoding glycosyltransferase family 4 protein, whose amino-acid sequence MKKFVLYSSGICNEVFTKDICLIPFVMQKYYGYESSILTYTKEQNFPDNDKYLGHMKITSIENDEHLDRELESSDVIMMFGIYDDVIDLIYRYKRLNENGKIYLKLDINSYWLNSLHVNMNNYIMGALKKCDLITAENRNSQEFINNNWGVRVEYIPNGYYEFVSDDYINYKEKKNVILFVGRVGSPDKANHILLEAFARIENEIEDWSIELVGNVDPGFMGYINEYYYNNPKRRERVRLVGFLGKKELKEKYKQSKIFCLTSPSEACANVFSQAISNGCYLISTDVDGARDITNNEEFGCIVPVYDIDRLSIALKETCLNEKLLEENCIVAQKYAKESLNWIKLCDKINNFLFHKSS is encoded by the coding sequence ATGAAAAAGTTTGTTTTATACTCATCAGGAATATGTAATGAAGTTTTTACTAAGGATATATGCTTAATTCCTTTTGTTATGCAGAAATACTATGGTTATGAATCTAGTATATTAACTTATACAAAAGAACAAAACTTTCCTGATAATGATAAGTATTTAGGGCATATGAAAATAACGTCAATAGAAAATGATGAACATTTAGATAGAGAATTAGAAAGTTCAGACGTTATTATGATGTTTGGTATTTATGATGATGTTATAGATTTGATTTATAGATATAAAAGATTAAATGAAAATGGCAAAATATATCTTAAATTAGATATAAATTCATACTGGTTAAATAGTTTACATGTTAATATGAATAATTATATTATGGGAGCATTAAAAAAATGTGACCTAATTACTGCTGAAAATAGGAATAGTCAAGAATTTATAAATAATAATTGGGGTGTTAGAGTAGAGTATATACCTAATGGATATTATGAGTTTGTAAGTGATGATTATATTAATTATAAAGAAAAGAAAAATGTCATACTTTTTGTAGGTAGAGTAGGATCTCCAGATAAAGCAAATCATATTCTTCTGGAGGCCTTTGCTAGGATAGAAAATGAAATTGAGGATTGGAGTATTGAATTAGTAGGAAATGTAGATCCTGGTTTTATGGGATATATCAATGAATATTATTATAATAATCCCAAAAGAAGAGAACGGGTAAGATTAGTTGGCTTTTTAGGTAAAAAAGAACTTAAAGAGAAATATAAACAATCTAAGATTTTTTGTTTAACATCACCAAGTGAAGCTTGTGCAAATGTATTTTCACAAGCAATATCAAATGGATGTTATTTAATATCAACAGATGTAGATGGCGCAAGGGATATAACTAATAATGAAGAATTTGGATGTATTGTTCCTGTTTATGATATAGATAGACTTTCTATAGCATTAAAAGAGACATGTTTAAATGAAAAGTTACTAGAAGAGAATTGTATAGTAGCTCAAAAGTATGCTAAAGAAAGTTTGAATTGGATAAAATTATGTGACAAAATTAATAATTTTTTATTTCATAAAAGTAGTTAA
- a CDS encoding methyltransferase domain-containing protein — protein MSFISLMDKSPKKPLNILILSCNNINLLSDIKSKYKNSKIYIITNENIDDSLYNDINIIVGNIEAITLDFKKKFFDYIILDHALENLIDPWNTFPKISKYLKESGDLICSFTNVMHISILKDLLNGNFSYINSQFFNKDTIRFFTLKEIKKLLLENNFNDPYVINYYTIAQDEDLIEKLLSINDSSSKLDYSTYEYFIKSQKQFDPSKYDSIDMTNLKYKLMRIDNKLDIENSISYISNFQYEDLEEFTEDILYLINHFTINKNFVLSTLKSSIRK, from the coding sequence ATGAGTTTTATAAGCTTAATGGACAAATCTCCAAAAAAACCACTAAACATATTAATTTTAAGTTGTAATAATATAAATTTACTATCAGACATAAAAAGTAAATATAAGAATTCAAAAATATATATTATCACTAATGAAAACATTGATGACTCTTTATATAATGATATAAATATTATTGTTGGTAATATAGAAGCAATAACTCTTGATTTTAAAAAGAAATTTTTTGACTATATAATTTTAGATCACGCATTAGAAAACCTAATAGATCCTTGGAATACTTTTCCTAAAATATCAAAATACCTAAAAGAATCCGGCGATCTTATCTGTAGTTTTACAAATGTAATGCATATAAGTATATTAAAAGATCTTTTAAACGGTAATTTTTCTTATATAAACTCTCAATTTTTTAATAAAGATACTATACGATTTTTTACCCTTAAAGAAATAAAAAAACTTCTTTTAGAAAACAATTTTAATGACCCTTATGTAATTAATTATTATACAATAGCACAAGATGAAGATTTAATTGAAAAACTACTATCTATTAATGATTCCAGTTCCAAATTAGACTATTCTACTTATGAGTATTTCATAAAATCTCAAAAACAATTTGATCCATCAAAGTATGATTCTATTGATATGACTAACTTAAAATATAAATTAATGCGAATAGACAATAAATTAGATATAGAAAACAGCATATCTTATATTTCAAATTTTCAATATGAAGATTTAGAAGAATTTACTGAAGACATACTCTATTTAATAAATCATTTCACAATAAACAAAAATTTTGTATTAAGTACATTGAAATCTTCAATAAGAAAATAA
- a CDS encoding glycosyltransferase, which yields MDKNSVCVITYVKNKNIYEECLYYLKNLKVPKKMSLEFLGITEAKSIAEAYNKAIVLSKAKYKIYVDENAFIINRDLIKDIVEIFDKDDKIGIIGVEGRKLTLNSGVCVGEKVNIRNKYIIENGNIHLDLIGEVNDYYEEVETVNGVVMATQYDIKWREDLFNGDYFYDEAQCKEFQRHRYKVVVLLQEKPWGTFTKRKLTDDYYKYENIYLKEYTSVEDKKISLFFPELEDQHLTKDICLIPYVMKEYFGYNASFITTGGYREFPSNKKYLGDMSIYVGEDMEECMREISKSGVLMLIWVYQFNIDLINRYKEINPEGKVYVKLDAKMESMGYLNGYMNDYILNTLKKCDLISVENRNVQRYINSVWNLDVKYIPNGYYDFISNDYIDYEEKKNIILFVGRVGSPEKANHILLEAFSKIEDEIEDWSIELVGNVENNFLSYMEQYYLNNSKLKERVRLIGVLDKKELKEKYKSAKVFCLTSPSEACANVFSQAISNGCYLISTDVDGARDITNNEEFGYIVPVNDTEKLSIVLKEICLNESILEKNCIEAQKYARKNLSWIKLCREIDNYLFNKGEFYSENEYE from the coding sequence ATGGATAAGAACAGTGTTTGCGTTATAACATATGTTAAAAATAAAAATATATATGAGGAGTGCCTTTATTATCTCAAAAACTTAAAGGTGCCAAAAAAAATGAGTTTAGAATTTTTGGGTATAACAGAAGCAAAATCCATAGCAGAAGCATATAATAAGGCAATTGTGCTGTCTAAAGCTAAATATAAAATTTATGTTGATGAAAATGCATTTATTATAAATAGAGATCTTATAAAAGATATTGTAGAGATTTTTGATAAAGATGATAAAATTGGGATAATAGGAGTTGAAGGAAGAAAATTAACATTAAATTCTGGAGTATGCGTAGGAGAAAAAGTTAATATAAGAAATAAATATATTATAGAAAATGGAAATATACATTTAGATTTGATAGGAGAAGTTAATGACTATTATGAAGAAGTTGAAACAGTAAATGGAGTAGTTATGGCAACACAATATGATATTAAGTGGAGAGAGGATTTATTTAACGGAGATTATTTTTATGATGAGGCTCAATGCAAAGAATTTCAACGTCATAGATATAAAGTTGTTGTCTTACTACAAGAAAAGCCATGGGGAACATTTACAAAAAGAAAATTAACTGATGACTATTATAAATATGAAAATATATATTTAAAAGAGTATACCAGTGTCGAGGATAAAAAAATATCTTTATTTTTTCCAGAATTAGAAGATCAACATTTAACAAAAGATATATGTTTAATACCATATGTAATGAAAGAATACTTTGGTTATAATGCTAGTTTCATTACTACAGGTGGATATAGAGAGTTCCCTTCTAATAAAAAATATCTAGGAGACATGTCTATTTATGTTGGTGAAGATATGGAAGAATGCATGAGAGAAATATCAAAGTCAGGAGTATTAATGTTAATATGGGTATATCAATTTAATATTGACTTAATAAATAGATATAAAGAGATTAATCCAGAAGGAAAAGTATATGTAAAGTTAGATGCAAAAATGGAATCTATGGGATATCTTAATGGATATATGAATGATTATATATTAAATACATTAAAGAAGTGTGACCTAATTTCTGTAGAAAATAGGAATGTGCAAAGATATATCAATAGTGTATGGAATTTAGATGTAAAATATATACCTAATGGATATTATGATTTTATAAGTAATGATTATATTGATTATGAAGAGAAGAAAAATATAATACTTTTTGTAGGGAGAGTAGGTTCACCAGAAAAAGCAAATCATATTCTTTTAGAGGCCTTTTCTAAGATAGAGGATGAAATTGAAGATTGGAGTATTGAATTAGTAGGAAATGTAGAAAATAATTTTTTATCCTATATGGAGCAGTACTATCTTAATAATTCTAAGCTAAAAGAAAGAGTAAGGCTAATTGGAGTATTAGATAAGAAGGAACTTAAAGAAAAATATAAAAGTGCTAAGGTATTTTGTTTAACCTCACCTAGTGAAGCTTGTGCTAATGTGTTTTCGCAGGCAATATCAAATGGATGTTATTTAATATCAACGGATGTAGATGGTGCAAGAGATATAACCAACAATGAAGAATTTGGCTACATTGTTCCTGTTAATGATACAGAGAAACTTTCTATAGTATTAAAGGAAATTTGTTTAAATGAAAGTATATTAGAGAAGAACTGTATAGAAGCTCAAAAATATGCTAGAAAAAATCTAAGTTGGATAAAGCTATGTAGAGAAATTGATAATTATTTATTTAATAAAGGGGAATTTTATTCTGAAAATGAATATGAATAA
- a CDS encoding glycosyltransferase family protein, which translates to MNMNKVCFITAVNDEVKYEECKFYINNLEIPEDIKIEFVAIRKAESIASAYNDAMNKSDAKYKVYLHQDTFIINKKFIYLILDLFKNNKIGMIGVAGGRGIDDTGIWSKFSEVITRVYDTGDPGYIHLLSYGKIDGQYEKVDIIDGLIMITQYDIKWREDIFKGWHFYDASQSREFKNRGYEVIVPRQDNVWCIHDCGNVDMNMYEENRKIFVGEYIKENM; encoded by the coding sequence ATGAATATGAATAAAGTATGTTTTATAACAGCAGTTAATGATGAAGTTAAATATGAAGAGTGTAAGTTTTATATTAATAATTTAGAAATACCAGAAGATATAAAAATTGAGTTTGTAGCTATAAGAAAAGCTGAGTCAATAGCAAGTGCATATAATGATGCTATGAATAAAAGTGATGCTAAATATAAAGTTTATCTTCATCAAGATACCTTTATAATAAATAAAAAATTTATATATCTTATTTTAGACTTATTTAAAAATAATAAGATAGGTATGATTGGTGTTGCAGGAGGAAGAGGAATAGATGATACTGGTATATGGTCCAAGTTTTCCGAAGTAATAACGAGAGTTTATGATACTGGAGATCCTGGATATATTCATTTATTATCCTACGGAAAGATTGATGGGCAATATGAAAAAGTTGATATAATAGATGGATTAATAATGATAACTCAATATGATATAAAATGGAGAGAAGATATATTTAAAGGTTGGCACTTTTATGATGCTTCTCAAAGTAGAGAATTTAAAAATAGGGGATACGAAGTAATTGTTCCTAGACAAGATAATGTATGGTGTATACATGATTGCGGAAATGTAGATATGAATATGTATGAAGAAAATAGAAAGATATTTGTTGGAGAATATATAAAGGAGAATATGTAA
- a CDS encoding glycosyltransferase, whose amino-acid sequence MAYNISINDRTSEYIKNYNFEPTKDFMKFTSIVILSFNELENTKLCIESVKKFTLKSISEIIVVDNGSTDGTVEWLRNQDDIKTIFLKINVGIAPGFNIGYKEAKGDTVVFLANDTIVTPNWINNISNALYSDESIAAVTAVVNKGLESITIPVSYNNIEEMISFAIRNNISDPSRWKNKILLGLYCIVVKKKVLDKVGAFDERFAPAYFEDFDLGLNLISNGYKIIQCDDAFIHHFSDVTIRKNPQRYEIMNKGQIKFNNKWKFDMVRFNKIREDLIGFINDDYETPINVLEIGCGIGLTLLEVKNKYKKSNLFGIEKDANAVAISKGIAEVEIEDVEFAQFNYDKEIFDYIILGSALEKIRNPVALLNKLTSYLKEDGYILFSANNIMNINSIKDIINGKFLNNSKDTLRCFSIDEIYTLIEGKFIIEELFYRYYLEEDRDKELIDVLCKYGKSDRINYSIKKYYIKAKLKK is encoded by the coding sequence ATGGCTTATAATATATCAATTAATGATAGAACATCAGAATATATAAAAAATTATAATTTTGAGCCTACAAAAGATTTTATGAAGTTTACAAGTATAGTTATATTATCTTTTAATGAATTGGAAAATACTAAACTTTGTATAGAGAGTGTAAAAAAATTTACTTTAAAAAGTATTTCTGAAATAATAGTTGTAGATAATGGTTCAACTGATGGAACAGTAGAATGGTTGAGAAACCAAGATGATATAAAAACAATTTTTCTAAAAATTAATGTTGGAATAGCACCTGGGTTTAATATAGGATATAAAGAAGCTAAAGGGGATACAGTAGTTTTTTTAGCTAATGATACTATTGTTACACCTAATTGGATAAATAATATAAGCAATGCTTTATATAGTGATGAAAGTATAGCGGCAGTAACAGCTGTAGTAAATAAAGGATTAGAGTCAATAACAATTCCTGTTAGTTATAATAATATTGAAGAAATGATTAGCTTTGCAATAAGGAATAATATAAGTGATCCAAGTAGATGGAAAAACAAAATATTATTAGGTTTGTATTGTATTGTAGTTAAGAAAAAAGTGTTAGATAAAGTAGGTGCTTTTGATGAACGATTTGCACCGGCTTATTTTGAAGATTTTGATTTAGGATTAAATTTAATAAGCAATGGATATAAGATAATTCAATGTGATGATGCATTTATTCATCATTTTTCTGATGTTACTATTAGAAAAAATCCACAAAGATATGAAATAATGAATAAAGGACAAATTAAATTTAATAATAAGTGGAAATTTGATATGGTACGGTTTAATAAAATACGAGAAGACTTAATAGGATTCATTAATGATGATTATGAAACGCCAATTAATGTTTTAGAAATAGGCTGTGGTATTGGGTTAACATTATTAGAAGTAAAAAATAAATATAAAAAAAGTAATTTATTTGGTATAGAAAAGGATGCTAATGCAGTTGCTATTTCTAAGGGCATAGCTGAGGTAGAAATAGAAGATGTTGAATTTGCACAGTTTAATTACGATAAAGAAATTTTTGATTATATAATATTAGGAAGTGCATTGGAAAAGATTAGAAATCCAGTAGCACTTCTTAATAAATTAACTTCATATCTGAAAGAGGATGGATATATATTATTTAGTGCTAATAATATTATGAATATTAATAGTATAAAGGATATTATTAATGGAAAATTTCTTAATAATTCAAAGGACACTTTAAGATGTTTTAGTATTGATGAAATATATACCTTGATTGAGGGAAAATTTATAATAGAAGAACTTTTTTATAGATATTATTTAGAGGAAGATAGGGATAAAGAATTAATAGATGTGCTGTGTAAATATGGGAAAAGTGATAGGATAAACTATAGTATTAAAAAATATTATATTAAAGCAAAATTAAAGAAATAA
- a CDS encoding glycosyltransferase, whose amino-acid sequence MIIDIVLYYGQGRGGLEDVITKVSRGLRNKGHRVRVFQAYRPQYIEWEEKLDEIYYYGEDIPWGSYLEQYGNGYKKLLETMDKPDIVLATHAPLQSYICYIGVNEGSDKKTPIISWIHGPIDFYGGRNLLQYSNAHLAICENVMEDLSKTIEREKIYVVGNPVEVKNQKVCKRPKETLKLLFVGRFSNVEKRLDILFKALALVKEPWSIQIIGDGIDHDMIVNLSKDLGIYDHIEWMGWKENPWDYVQEVSVLILTSDLEGFGLVVVEALSRGIPVISTSCGGPTYMIKNDINGWLIEKKDYVKLAELLNKLQEKGLNLPDAKNCIDSVLKYDVDNVIDNIEKVLLKECSKEE is encoded by the coding sequence ATGATAATTGATATAGTATTGTATTATGGCCAGGGAAGAGGCGGACTAGAAGATGTTATTACAAAGGTTTCAAGAGGATTAAGAAACAAAGGCCATAGGGTTAGAGTATTTCAAGCATATAGACCCCAATATATAGAATGGGAAGAGAAATTGGATGAAATATATTATTATGGAGAAGATATTCCATGGGGATCATATTTGGAGCAATATGGAAATGGGTATAAAAAGCTTCTAGAAACGATGGATAAACCAGATATTGTGTTAGCAACACATGCACCATTGCAAAGTTATATATGCTATATTGGCGTTAATGAAGGATCTGATAAAAAGACTCCAATAATTTCATGGATACATGGTCCTATAGATTTTTATGGTGGACGTAATTTGTTACAGTATAGTAATGCACATTTAGCAATATGTGAAAATGTTATGGAGGATCTTTCTAAAACTATTGAAAGAGAGAAAATATATGTAGTTGGAAATCCTGTAGAGGTAAAGAATCAAAAAGTATGTAAAAGACCGAAGGAAACTCTAAAATTACTTTTTGTAGGAAGGTTTTCTAATGTGGAAAAACGATTAGATATATTATTTAAAGCTTTAGCATTGGTAAAAGAGCCATGGAGTATTCAGATTATTGGAGATGGAATTGATCACGACATGATTGTAAATTTGTCAAAAGATTTAGGTATATATGACCATATAGAATGGATGGGGTGGAAAGAGAATCCATGGGATTATGTACAGGAGGTATCAGTTTTAATACTTACCTCTGATCTAGAAGGATTTGGACTTGTAGTAGTTGAAGCTTTATCCAGAGGAATACCAGTGATTTCAACAAGTTGTGGTGGGCCAACCTATATGATTAAAAATGATATAAATGGGTGGCTAATAGAAAAGAAAGATTATGTAAAATTAGCGGAATTGCTTAACAAGTTACAAGAAAAAGGCTTAAACTTACCTGATGCTAAAAATTGTATTGATTCTGTTCTAAAATATGATGTGGATAATGTTATTGATAATATAGAAAAAGTATTACTGAAAGAATGCAGTAAGGAGGAATAG
- a CDS encoding glycosyltransferase, giving the protein MESKDLLNDLKTISDFKYIPSNKDSKFTSIIIVTFNGLEYTKLCIESIRKFTEKESYEIIVVDNNSTDGTKEWISNESDLKVIINKDNLGFTTACNEGIRIARGDILLLNNDVIVTPRWLDNLREALYSAPNIGAVGPVSNYVSNNQQIDVSYNNVYEMLKFADEFNVSNSMLWEYKIKLIGYCYLIKKEVIDKVGLLDERFTPGHYEDDDISIRIIYSGYNLLMCKDTFIHHFGSASFKKKDDLGILISTNYYKFIEKWGFEIAFGAPVKWDSINKINVRNNEEINILEVGCGLGGTLLELKNRYKNLNLYGIEENLVIGKVSKGVFNVIIDDVRTAELPYPKRFFDYILLGDKINDKEIKDKFTMYLKVGGEII; this is encoded by the coding sequence GTGGAATCTAAAGATTTACTAAATGATTTAAAAACTATTAGTGATTTTAAATATATTCCTTCAAATAAAGATAGTAAATTTACTAGTATCATCATAGTTACATTCAATGGTTTAGAATATACAAAGTTATGTATAGAAAGTATTAGGAAATTTACAGAAAAAGAGTCATACGAGATTATTGTTGTAGATAATAATTCTACTGATGGTACTAAGGAATGGATTAGTAATGAAAGTGATTTAAAAGTAATAATTAACAAAGATAATTTAGGTTTTACAACTGCTTGTAATGAAGGAATAAGAATTGCTAGAGGCGATATTTTGTTGCTTAATAATGATGTTATAGTGACACCTAGATGGTTAGATAATCTTAGAGAAGCACTGTATAGTGCCCCTAATATAGGCGCTGTAGGTCCTGTATCAAATTATGTATCAAATAATCAACAGATAGATGTAAGTTACAACAATGTATATGAAATGTTGAAATTTGCAGATGAATTTAATGTTTCTAATAGTATGTTATGGGAATATAAAATTAAGTTGATAGGGTATTGTTATTTAATTAAAAAAGAAGTTATCGATAAAGTAGGACTTTTAGATGAAAGGTTTACTCCTGGTCATTATGAAGATGATGATATCTCTATAAGAATAATATATAGTGGATATAATTTACTGATGTGTAAAGATACTTTTATACATCACTTTGGTAGTGCTAGCTTTAAGAAAAAAGATGACTTAGGTATTTTAATAAGCACAAATTATTATAAATTTATTGAAAAGTGGGGATTTGAAATAGCATTTGGAGCTCCAGTGAAATGGGATTCAATTAATAAAATTAATGTACGAAATAATGAAGAAATAAATATCTTAGAAGTAGGGTGTGGTTTAGGTGGAACATTATTGGAATTAAAGAATAGATATAAAAATCTGAATTTATATGGGATAGAAGAAAATTTAGTTATAGGTAAAGTTTCTAAAGGAGTGTTCAACGTTATTATTGATGATGTAAGAACTGCTGAATTACCATACCCAAAAAGATTTTTTGATTATATTTTGTTGGGAGATAAAATCAATGATAAAGAAATAAAAGATAAATTTACTATGTATTTAAAAGTTGGTGGTGAAATTATATAG